The Acidimicrobiia bacterium genome includes a window with the following:
- the trxA gene encoding thioredoxin has protein sequence MPTTELTADTFESTIVDNDIVLVDFWASWCGPCRMFAPVFEAASESNPDIVFGKVDTEAQQELAAAMGISSIPTLMVFRDKVLLFAQPGALPGPVLDDLIGQVRALDMDDVRRQAEEARAASRTP, from the coding sequence ATGCCCACCACCGAACTGACCGCCGACACCTTCGAGTCGACGATCGTCGACAACGACATCGTGCTCGTCGACTTCTGGGCGTCGTGGTGCGGGCCGTGCCGGATGTTCGCGCCGGTGTTCGAGGCCGCGTCCGAGAGCAACCCCGACATCGTGTTCGGGAAGGTCGACACCGAGGCGCAACAGGAACTCGCGGCCGCGATGGGGATCTCGTCCATCCCGACGCTGATGGTCTTCCGGGACAAGGTCCTGCTGTTCGCGCAGCCGGGCGCGCTCCCCGGACCCGTCCTCGACGACCTGATCGGTCAGGTGCGCGCGCTCGACATGGACGACGTGCGACGTCAGGCCGAGGAGGCGCGCGCCGCGTCGCGCACGCCCTGA
- a CDS encoding pyrimidine reductase family protein, producing MRRLFPDPLETVDLDTLVDMYAPERIPAGPAHVRVNMISSLDGAISVNGRSGPLGGEPDHKVFAVLRSHADVIVVGATTMRSEAYGPARLDEDHERRRGERGQSPQPPIAVITGRPEFDWTSPFFTGARARPIVLTTTDAATQLEQRDDVANVADVVVAGDQRVDLATALGVLAHRGARAVLVEGGPGINGELARADLVDELCLTLSPRIVGGEGPRILAGPVISPPYEPEIRHVLEEDGFMFLRMRLRQGVRDAARASSA from the coding sequence ATGCGCCGCCTGTTCCCGGATCCGCTCGAAACGGTCGATCTCGACACGCTCGTCGACATGTACGCGCCCGAGCGCATCCCGGCCGGTCCCGCGCACGTGCGCGTGAACATGATCTCGAGCCTCGACGGGGCGATCAGCGTCAACGGACGGTCGGGTCCGCTGGGCGGCGAGCCCGACCACAAGGTGTTCGCGGTGCTGCGCTCGCACGCCGACGTCATCGTCGTGGGCGCCACGACGATGCGTTCCGAGGCGTACGGCCCCGCGCGCCTCGACGAGGACCACGAGCGTCGCCGAGGCGAACGGGGCCAGTCGCCGCAACCGCCGATCGCGGTGATCACGGGCCGTCCGGAGTTCGACTGGACCTCGCCGTTCTTCACCGGTGCACGCGCGCGACCGATCGTCCTCACGACCACCGACGCAGCGACGCAGCTCGAGCAGCGCGACGACGTCGCGAACGTCGCGGACGTGGTGGTCGCGGGCGATCAGCGCGTCGACCTCGCGACCGCGCTCGGCGTCCTCGCGCATCGCGGCGCCCGCGCGGTGCTCGTCGAGGGTGGGCCCGGCATCAACGGTGAGCTCGCACGCGCCGATCTCGTGGACGAGCTGTGTCTCACCCTCTCGCCCCGCATCGTCGGCGGCGAGGGGCCGCGCATCCTGGCCGGACCCGTGATCTCCCCGCCGTACGAGCCCGAGATCCGTCACGTCCTCGAAGAGGACGGGTTCATGTTCCTGCGGATGCGACTGCGTCAGGGCGTGCGCGACGCGGCGCGCGCCTCCTCGGCCTGA